The proteins below come from a single Zonotrichia leucophrys gambelii isolate GWCS_2022_RI chromosome 3, RI_Zleu_2.0, whole genome shotgun sequence genomic window:
- the C3H1orf115 gene encoding required for drug-induced death protein 1, which produces MTVGARLGAKVRGRFSRHGAGDDQVSILPGEEEEAAAGAGGSAGAPRPAALQEEEEEEEGAGCRKVRFAVLPGSYEPLRPPRAPGKRPYGKRLKKYGKNVGKVLQKGCHYLVVGLQGLAAAYSAPFGVSAHVASFVR; this is translated from the exons ATGACGGTGGGTGCGCGGCTGGGCGCCAAGGTGAGGGGCAGATTCTCCCGCCACGGGGCCGGCGACGACCAAGTGTCCATCCTGCccggcgaggaggaggaggcggcggcgggggccgggggcagcgcgggggcCCCGCGGCCGGCGgcgctgcaggaggaggaggaggaggaggagggcgcTGGGTGCAGGAAGGTGCGCTTCGCCGTCCTGCCCGGCTCCTACGAGCCGCTGCGCCCGCCGCGGGCTCCCGGCAAGCGGCCCTACGGGAAGCGCCTGAAGAAGTACGGAAAG AATGTCGGGAAGGTTCTGCAGAAGGGTTGTCACTACTTGGTGGTTGGCCTGCAAGGATTAGCAGCAGCCTATTCTGCTCCCTTTGGAGTGTCAGCACACGTGGCATCCTTCGTCCGCTAG